A stretch of Zonotrichia albicollis isolate bZonAlb1 chromosome 32, bZonAlb1.hap1, whole genome shotgun sequence DNA encodes these proteins:
- the LOC141726012 gene encoding uncharacterized protein LOC141726012 isoform X2, which produces MGPGTSGNRSGTTGNRSGTTGRGFGTTGILLLLLAAAAAATPSTAHPPCPPDHLQCGDLSCLSRHFQCDGDRDCPDGRDELGCAPPPTPPCPPSSFRCRDSSCIPLLWRCDGDRDCRDGSDEGEELCGTPRPPPPCPPLQFPCGSGECVARRWRCDGVADCRDSSDEEGCAPPPPCPPGQFLCRDRRCIPAARACDGTRDCRHGDDEEACPEAPSCPGPHWFRCRSGECIAIAQVCDGRRHCRDWSDEPLKECGVNECLQGSGGCSHSCRDLPIGFECGCPPAMGLGPDNRTCTALTGTPEPEPLSRNLSTEGHAPNGDLVQPGGARGAGPWMTSLGVLLPLGLFLCLGLAGRALWRWWRRRSTNSISFSNAAFRKVPEHLEGAGLGDTQWPLTMEEEEEP; this is translated from the exons ATGGGACCCGGGACCAGCGGGAACCGATCCGGGACCACCGGGAACC GATCCGGGACCACCGGGAGGGGATTCGGGACCACCGggatcctcctgctcctcctggcagcggcggcggcggcgaccCCGAGCACAG CGCACCCGCCGTGCCCTCCCGACCACCTGCAGTGCGGGGACCTCTCGTGCCTATCGCGACATTTCCAGTGCGACGGCGATCGCGATTGTCCCGACGGGCGGGACGAGCTGGGCTGCGCCCCTCCCCCCACGCCGCCCTGCCCCCCCTCCTCGTTCCGCTGTCGGGACAGCAGCTGCATCCCCCTCCTGTGGCGCTGCGACGGCGATCGCGACTGTCGCGACGGCAGCGACGAGGGGGAGGAGCTTTGCGGGACGCCCCGCCCCCCCCCGCCCTGCCCCCCCCTGCAGTTCCCCTGCGGCTCCGGGGAGTGCGTGGCCAGGAGGTGGCGCTGCGATGGCGTCGCCGATTGTCGCGATAGCTCCGATGAGGAGGGGTGCG CCCCGCCCCCGCCGTGCCCCCCCGGGCAGTTCCTCTGTCGCGACCGGCGCTGCATCCCCGCGGCGCGCGCCTGCGACGGGACACGTGACTGTCGCCATGGAGACGACGAGGAGGCGTGTcctgagg CCCCGTCGTGCCCCGGCCCGCACTGGTTCCGCTGCCGCTCGGGTGAATGTATCGCGATAGCGCAGGTCTGCGATGGGCGGCGCCACTGTCGCGATTGGTCCGACGAGCCGCTCAAGGAATGCG GAGTGAACGAGTGCCTgcaggggtctgggggctgctcCCACTCGTGCCGGGATCTCCCCATCGGCTTCGAGTGCGGCTGCCCCCCAGCAATGGGGCTGGGCCCCGACAACAGAACCTGCACCG CCCTCACTGGGACCCCCGAACCGGAGCCCCTGAGCCGCAACCTCAGCACCGAGGGACACGCCCCCAACG GTGACCTTGTCCAACCAGGCGGGGCCAGAGGGGCGGGGCCATGGATGACGTCACTGGGGGTCCTGCTGCCCCTTG GTCTATTCCTGTGCCTGGGCCTGGCCGGGCGGGCGCTGTGGCGCTGGTGGCGCCGGCGCAGCACCAACAGCATCAGCTTCAGCAACGCCGCCTTCCGGAAGGTTCCGGAACACCtggagggggcggggcttggCGACACACAG TGGCCGCTGaccatggaggaggaggaggagccctGA
- the LOC141726012 gene encoding uncharacterized protein LOC141726012 isoform X1, translated as MGPGTSGNRSGTTGNRSGTTGRGFGTSGNRSGTTRNRSGTTGRGSGTTGRGFGTTGILLLLLAAAAAATPSTAHPPCPPDHLQCGDLSCLSRHFQCDGDRDCPDGRDELGCAPPPTPPCPPSSFRCRDSSCIPLLWRCDGDRDCRDGSDEGEELCGTPRPPPPCPPLQFPCGSGECVARRWRCDGVADCRDSSDEEGCAPPPPCPPGQFLCRDRRCIPAARACDGTRDCRHGDDEEACPEAPSCPGPHWFRCRSGECIAIAQVCDGRRHCRDWSDEPLKECGVNECLQGSGGCSHSCRDLPIGFECGCPPAMGLGPDNRTCTALTGTPEPEPLSRNLSTEGHAPNGDLVQPGGARGAGPWMTSLGVLLPLGLFLCLGLAGRALWRWWRRRSTNSISFSNAAFRKVPEHLEGAGLGDTQWPLTMEEEEEP; from the exons ATGGGACCCGGGACCAGCGGGAACCGATCCGGGACCACCGGGAACCGATCCGGGACCACCGGGAGGGGATTCGGGACCAGCGGGAACCGATCCGGGACCACCCGGAACCGATCCGGGACCACCGGGAGGGGATCCGGGACCACCGGGAGGGGATTCGGGACCACCGggatcctcctgctcctcctggcagcggcggcggcggcgaccCCGAGCACAG CGCACCCGCCGTGCCCTCCCGACCACCTGCAGTGCGGGGACCTCTCGTGCCTATCGCGACATTTCCAGTGCGACGGCGATCGCGATTGTCCCGACGGGCGGGACGAGCTGGGCTGCGCCCCTCCCCCCACGCCGCCCTGCCCCCCCTCCTCGTTCCGCTGTCGGGACAGCAGCTGCATCCCCCTCCTGTGGCGCTGCGACGGCGATCGCGACTGTCGCGACGGCAGCGACGAGGGGGAGGAGCTTTGCGGGACGCCCCGCCCCCCCCCGCCCTGCCCCCCCCTGCAGTTCCCCTGCGGCTCCGGGGAGTGCGTGGCCAGGAGGTGGCGCTGCGATGGCGTCGCCGATTGTCGCGATAGCTCCGATGAGGAGGGGTGCG CCCCGCCCCCGCCGTGCCCCCCCGGGCAGTTCCTCTGTCGCGACCGGCGCTGCATCCCCGCGGCGCGCGCCTGCGACGGGACACGTGACTGTCGCCATGGAGACGACGAGGAGGCGTGTcctgagg CCCCGTCGTGCCCCGGCCCGCACTGGTTCCGCTGCCGCTCGGGTGAATGTATCGCGATAGCGCAGGTCTGCGATGGGCGGCGCCACTGTCGCGATTGGTCCGACGAGCCGCTCAAGGAATGCG GAGTGAACGAGTGCCTgcaggggtctgggggctgctcCCACTCGTGCCGGGATCTCCCCATCGGCTTCGAGTGCGGCTGCCCCCCAGCAATGGGGCTGGGCCCCGACAACAGAACCTGCACCG CCCTCACTGGGACCCCCGAACCGGAGCCCCTGAGCCGCAACCTCAGCACCGAGGGACACGCCCCCAACG GTGACCTTGTCCAACCAGGCGGGGCCAGAGGGGCGGGGCCATGGATGACGTCACTGGGGGTCCTGCTGCCCCTTG GTCTATTCCTGTGCCTGGGCCTGGCCGGGCGGGCGCTGTGGCGCTGGTGGCGCCGGCGCAGCACCAACAGCATCAGCTTCAGCAACGCCGCCTTCCGGAAGGTTCCGGAACACCtggagggggcggggcttggCGACACACAG TGGCCGCTGaccatggaggaggaggaggagccctGA